In one Nicotiana tomentosiformis chromosome 6, ASM39032v3, whole genome shotgun sequence genomic region, the following are encoded:
- the LOC104113435 gene encoding RNA-directed DNA methylation 4 isoform X4 encodes MAAVAESSSAPSKEDKPVIVRVKRKTFQSRLDAFWLEINERPLKRPLLDFEKLSISDSSSRVEELKSRKVLVRHVETVTSSEVTVDILKSFAQSAPADASEVKEKAEIRRSFRAENKQDQLLAKAKQKQEDLSKNARFEQIWKSRKEKKKLMHDEELNEMCRLYDVIRVDTEETKHEVQEGTTELEDHRMMSQYLPLLREVMPSAAEEIESEIHNYKAKQVSSDGYVYDYYAVKGDTNTGEDIASPFPLLMMMMTTVMVLIIQTTNLMIPMLNTIPGMIIQMKRNLKMRMRMKMKPSHQKF; translated from the exons ATGGCTGCAGTCGCCGAGAGTTCTTCAGCTCCGTCGAAGGAAGACAAGCCCGTCATTGTTAGGGTTAAGAGAAAAACTTTCCAGTCTCGCCTCGACGCTTTCT GGCTCGAAATCAACGAGAGGCCATTGAAACGACCGTTGCTTGACTTTGAGAAGCTTTCAATATCTGATTCTTCAAGTAGAG TGGAGGAATTGAAGAGCAGAAAGGTTCTTGTGCGGCATGTGGAGACAGTAACTAGTTCAGAGGTTACTGTTGATATCCTGAAGTCGTTTGCG CAGTCGGCTCCAGCAGATGCTTCGGAAGTCAAAGAGAAAGCTGAGATAAGGCGAAGTTTTAGGGCAGAAAAT AAACAAGATCAACTACTTGCCAAGGCTAAgcaaaagcaagag GATTTATCAAAAAATGCCCGGTTTGAGCAAATATGGAAAagcagaaaagaaaagaaaaaactaaTGCATGACGAAGAGCTGAATGAGATGTGTCGACTATATGATGTTATTCGTGTTGATACTGAAGAAACAAAGCATGAAGTGCAAGAGGG GACTACCGAGTTAGAAGATCATAGGATGATGTCCCAATATTTGCCTCTCTTACGAGAAGTCATGCCAAGTGCTGCTGAAGAAATTGAGTCAGAGATTCATAATTACAAGGCCAAACAAG TATCTTCAGATGGTTATGTATATGATTACTATGCTGTTAAGGGTGATACCAACACTGGCGAAGATATTGCTAGCCCTTTTCCATT gttgatgatgatgatgactaCTGTGATGGTCCTGATTATTCAGACAACGAATCTGATGATTCCAATG CTGAACACAATCCCTGGAATGATTATCCAGATGAAGAGGAATCTGAAGATGAGGATGAGGATGAAGATGAAACCCAGTCATCAGAAGTTTTAA
- the LOC104113435 gene encoding RNA-directed DNA methylation 4 isoform X1, which translates to MAAVAESSSAPSKEDKPVIVRVKRKTFQSRLDAFWLEINERPLKRPLLDFEKLSISDSSSRVEELKSRKVLVRHVETVTSSEVTVDILKSFAQSAPADASEVKEKAEIRRSFRAENKQDQLLAKAKQKQEDLSKNARFEQIWKSRKEKKKLMHDEELNEMCRLYDVIRVDTEETKHEVQEGTTELEDHRMMSQYLPLLREVMPSAAEEIESEIHNYKAKQVSSDGYVYDYYAVKGDTNTGEDIASPFPLVQVDDDDDYCDGPDYSDNESDDSNAEHNPWNDYPDEEESEDEDEDEDETQSSEVLSSTSQDQYGSETVGVISFQNEDVGREDWSDYADPLVDGESDSEAYDDDDEDIW; encoded by the exons ATGGCTGCAGTCGCCGAGAGTTCTTCAGCTCCGTCGAAGGAAGACAAGCCCGTCATTGTTAGGGTTAAGAGAAAAACTTTCCAGTCTCGCCTCGACGCTTTCT GGCTCGAAATCAACGAGAGGCCATTGAAACGACCGTTGCTTGACTTTGAGAAGCTTTCAATATCTGATTCTTCAAGTAGAG TGGAGGAATTGAAGAGCAGAAAGGTTCTTGTGCGGCATGTGGAGACAGTAACTAGTTCAGAGGTTACTGTTGATATCCTGAAGTCGTTTGCG CAGTCGGCTCCAGCAGATGCTTCGGAAGTCAAAGAGAAAGCTGAGATAAGGCGAAGTTTTAGGGCAGAAAAT AAACAAGATCAACTACTTGCCAAGGCTAAgcaaaagcaagag GATTTATCAAAAAATGCCCGGTTTGAGCAAATATGGAAAagcagaaaagaaaagaaaaaactaaTGCATGACGAAGAGCTGAATGAGATGTGTCGACTATATGATGTTATTCGTGTTGATACTGAAGAAACAAAGCATGAAGTGCAAGAGGG GACTACCGAGTTAGAAGATCATAGGATGATGTCCCAATATTTGCCTCTCTTACGAGAAGTCATGCCAAGTGCTGCTGAAGAAATTGAGTCAGAGATTCATAATTACAAGGCCAAACAAG TATCTTCAGATGGTTATGTATATGATTACTATGCTGTTAAGGGTGATACCAACACTGGCGAAGATATTGCTAGCCCTTTTCCATT GGTAcaggttgatgatgatgatgactaCTGTGATGGTCCTGATTATTCAGACAACGAATCTGATGATTCCAATG CTGAACACAATCCCTGGAATGATTATCCAGATGAAGAGGAATCTGAAGATGAGGATGAGGATGAAGATGAAACCCAGTCATCAGAAGTTTTAAGCAGCACTTCTCAGGACCAATATGGATCTGAAACTGTTGGTGTAATTTCTTTTCAAAATGAGGATGTGGGCCGCGAGGACTGGTCAGATTATGCAGATCCATTAGTTGATGGTGAGTCCGATAGTGAAGCttacgatgatgatgatgaagacaTATGGTGA
- the LOC104113435 gene encoding RNA-directed DNA methylation 4 isoform X5 gives MAAVAESSSAPSKEDKPVIVRVKRKTFQSRLDAFWLEINERPLKRPLLDFEKLSISDSSSRVEELKSRKVLVRHVETVTSSEVTVDILKSFAQSAPADASEVKEKAEIRRSFRAENKQDQLLAKAKQKQEDLSKNARFEQIWKSRKEKKKLMHDEELNEMCRLYDVIRVDTEETKHEVQEGTTELEDHRMMSQYLPLLREVMPSAAEEIESEIHNYKAKQDGYVYDYYAVKGDTNTGEDIASPFPLLMMMMTTVMVLIIQTTNLMIPMLNTIPGMIIQMKRNLKMRMRMKMKPSHQKF, from the exons ATGGCTGCAGTCGCCGAGAGTTCTTCAGCTCCGTCGAAGGAAGACAAGCCCGTCATTGTTAGGGTTAAGAGAAAAACTTTCCAGTCTCGCCTCGACGCTTTCT GGCTCGAAATCAACGAGAGGCCATTGAAACGACCGTTGCTTGACTTTGAGAAGCTTTCAATATCTGATTCTTCAAGTAGAG TGGAGGAATTGAAGAGCAGAAAGGTTCTTGTGCGGCATGTGGAGACAGTAACTAGTTCAGAGGTTACTGTTGATATCCTGAAGTCGTTTGCG CAGTCGGCTCCAGCAGATGCTTCGGAAGTCAAAGAGAAAGCTGAGATAAGGCGAAGTTTTAGGGCAGAAAAT AAACAAGATCAACTACTTGCCAAGGCTAAgcaaaagcaagag GATTTATCAAAAAATGCCCGGTTTGAGCAAATATGGAAAagcagaaaagaaaagaaaaaactaaTGCATGACGAAGAGCTGAATGAGATGTGTCGACTATATGATGTTATTCGTGTTGATACTGAAGAAACAAAGCATGAAGTGCAAGAGGG GACTACCGAGTTAGAAGATCATAGGATGATGTCCCAATATTTGCCTCTCTTACGAGAAGTCATGCCAAGTGCTGCTGAAGAAATTGAGTCAGAGATTCATAATTACAAGGCCAAACAAG ATGGTTATGTATATGATTACTATGCTGTTAAGGGTGATACCAACACTGGCGAAGATATTGCTAGCCCTTTTCCATT gttgatgatgatgatgactaCTGTGATGGTCCTGATTATTCAGACAACGAATCTGATGATTCCAATG CTGAACACAATCCCTGGAATGATTATCCAGATGAAGAGGAATCTGAAGATGAGGATGAGGATGAAGATGAAACCCAGTCATCAGAAGTTTTAA
- the LOC104113435 gene encoding RNA-directed DNA methylation 4 isoform X2: MAAVAESSSAPSKEDKPVIVRVKRKTFQSRLDAFWLEINERPLKRPLLDFEKLSISDSSSRVEELKSRKVLVRHVETVTSSEVTVDILKSFASAPADASEVKEKAEIRRSFRAENKQDQLLAKAKQKQEDLSKNARFEQIWKSRKEKKKLMHDEELNEMCRLYDVIRVDTEETKHEVQEGTTELEDHRMMSQYLPLLREVMPSAAEEIESEIHNYKAKQVSSDGYVYDYYAVKGDTNTGEDIASPFPLVQVDDDDDYCDGPDYSDNESDDSNAEHNPWNDYPDEEESEDEDEDEDETQSSEVLSSTSQDQYGSETVGVISFQNEDVGREDWSDYADPLVDGESDSEAYDDDDEDIW; encoded by the exons ATGGCTGCAGTCGCCGAGAGTTCTTCAGCTCCGTCGAAGGAAGACAAGCCCGTCATTGTTAGGGTTAAGAGAAAAACTTTCCAGTCTCGCCTCGACGCTTTCT GGCTCGAAATCAACGAGAGGCCATTGAAACGACCGTTGCTTGACTTTGAGAAGCTTTCAATATCTGATTCTTCAAGTAGAG TGGAGGAATTGAAGAGCAGAAAGGTTCTTGTGCGGCATGTGGAGACAGTAACTAGTTCAGAGGTTACTGTTGATATCCTGAAGTCGTTTGCG TCGGCTCCAGCAGATGCTTCGGAAGTCAAAGAGAAAGCTGAGATAAGGCGAAGTTTTAGGGCAGAAAAT AAACAAGATCAACTACTTGCCAAGGCTAAgcaaaagcaagag GATTTATCAAAAAATGCCCGGTTTGAGCAAATATGGAAAagcagaaaagaaaagaaaaaactaaTGCATGACGAAGAGCTGAATGAGATGTGTCGACTATATGATGTTATTCGTGTTGATACTGAAGAAACAAAGCATGAAGTGCAAGAGGG GACTACCGAGTTAGAAGATCATAGGATGATGTCCCAATATTTGCCTCTCTTACGAGAAGTCATGCCAAGTGCTGCTGAAGAAATTGAGTCAGAGATTCATAATTACAAGGCCAAACAAG TATCTTCAGATGGTTATGTATATGATTACTATGCTGTTAAGGGTGATACCAACACTGGCGAAGATATTGCTAGCCCTTTTCCATT GGTAcaggttgatgatgatgatgactaCTGTGATGGTCCTGATTATTCAGACAACGAATCTGATGATTCCAATG CTGAACACAATCCCTGGAATGATTATCCAGATGAAGAGGAATCTGAAGATGAGGATGAGGATGAAGATGAAACCCAGTCATCAGAAGTTTTAAGCAGCACTTCTCAGGACCAATATGGATCTGAAACTGTTGGTGTAATTTCTTTTCAAAATGAGGATGTGGGCCGCGAGGACTGGTCAGATTATGCAGATCCATTAGTTGATGGTGAGTCCGATAGTGAAGCttacgatgatgatgatgaagacaTATGGTGA
- the LOC138894852 gene encoding uncharacterized protein produces the protein MKLALRGMSKLGFVDGSRVKGMHKGELVEKWEKYNMIVLSWTGSTVSNELMPSIVYASNAKKVWADFQERFDGSNLTRIYHLWTAIATLRQGTDSVNSYYSKMKDMWDELDIIAPLDSCDCEESRPSVELLKNIRLL, from the coding sequence ATGAAATTGGCACTCCGGGGAATGAGCAAGTTGGGATTTGTGGATGGATCCCGTGTAAAAGGTATGCACAAAGGTGAATTGGTAGAGAAATGGGAAAAATATAATATGATTGTTCTCTCATGGACTGGTAGTACTGTTTCTAATGAATTAATGCCTAGCATTGTATATGCATCAAATGCAAAGAAAGTGTGGGCTGATTTTCAGGAGAGATTTGATGGATCAAATCTAACGAGGATTTATCACCTCTGGACTGCTATTGCAACTTTGAGACAGGGGACTGACTCAGTTAATAGCTACTATTCTAAGATGAAGGATATGTGGGATGAATTAGATATAATTGCACCTTTGGACTCATGTGATTGTGAAGAATCTAGGCCATCTGTGGAGCTGTTGAAGAACATACGTCTATTGTAG
- the LOC104113435 gene encoding RNA-directed DNA methylation 4 isoform X3 codes for MAAVAESSSAPSKEDKPVIVRVKRKTFQSRLDAFWLEINERPLKRPLLDFEKLSISDSSSRVEELKSRKVLVRHVETVTSSEVTVDILKSFAQSAPADASEVKEKAEIRRSFRAENKQDQLLAKAKQKQEDLSKNARFEQIWKSRKEKKKLMHDEELNEMCRLYDVIRVDTEETKHEVQEGTTELEDHRMMSQYLPLLREVMPSAAEEIESEIHNYKAKQDGYVYDYYAVKGDTNTGEDIASPFPLVQVDDDDDYCDGPDYSDNESDDSNAEHNPWNDYPDEEESEDEDEDEDETQSSEVLSSTSQDQYGSETVGVISFQNEDVGREDWSDYADPLVDGESDSEAYDDDDEDIW; via the exons ATGGCTGCAGTCGCCGAGAGTTCTTCAGCTCCGTCGAAGGAAGACAAGCCCGTCATTGTTAGGGTTAAGAGAAAAACTTTCCAGTCTCGCCTCGACGCTTTCT GGCTCGAAATCAACGAGAGGCCATTGAAACGACCGTTGCTTGACTTTGAGAAGCTTTCAATATCTGATTCTTCAAGTAGAG TGGAGGAATTGAAGAGCAGAAAGGTTCTTGTGCGGCATGTGGAGACAGTAACTAGTTCAGAGGTTACTGTTGATATCCTGAAGTCGTTTGCG CAGTCGGCTCCAGCAGATGCTTCGGAAGTCAAAGAGAAAGCTGAGATAAGGCGAAGTTTTAGGGCAGAAAAT AAACAAGATCAACTACTTGCCAAGGCTAAgcaaaagcaagag GATTTATCAAAAAATGCCCGGTTTGAGCAAATATGGAAAagcagaaaagaaaagaaaaaactaaTGCATGACGAAGAGCTGAATGAGATGTGTCGACTATATGATGTTATTCGTGTTGATACTGAAGAAACAAAGCATGAAGTGCAAGAGGG GACTACCGAGTTAGAAGATCATAGGATGATGTCCCAATATTTGCCTCTCTTACGAGAAGTCATGCCAAGTGCTGCTGAAGAAATTGAGTCAGAGATTCATAATTACAAGGCCAAACAAG ATGGTTATGTATATGATTACTATGCTGTTAAGGGTGATACCAACACTGGCGAAGATATTGCTAGCCCTTTTCCATT GGTAcaggttgatgatgatgatgactaCTGTGATGGTCCTGATTATTCAGACAACGAATCTGATGATTCCAATG CTGAACACAATCCCTGGAATGATTATCCAGATGAAGAGGAATCTGAAGATGAGGATGAGGATGAAGATGAAACCCAGTCATCAGAAGTTTTAAGCAGCACTTCTCAGGACCAATATGGATCTGAAACTGTTGGTGTAATTTCTTTTCAAAATGAGGATGTGGGCCGCGAGGACTGGTCAGATTATGCAGATCCATTAGTTGATGGTGAGTCCGATAGTGAAGCttacgatgatgatgatgaagacaTATGGTGA